A stretch of DNA from Streptomyces sp. NBC_01197:
GATCGCCCGGTACATGGTGCCCGAGGTGAAAGGGCGCCCGCTGATGCTGGAACGCCATCCCGAAGGCATCGGAGCACAGCCGCACTTCATGCAGAAGGACACACCGGACCACTACCCGGAATGGGTGCACACGGCCGAGGTCGCCAAGGAGGGCGGCACCGTCCGGCACACCCTCTGCGACGACGCCGCCACCCTGGTCTTCCTCGCCGACCAGGCCTGTGTCACCTTGCACCGCTGGCTGTCCACCACCGCGCACCTGGACCAGCCCGACCGCCTGGTCTTCGACCTCGACCCGCCGGGACACGACTTCGAGGCGGTGCGTCACGCGGCTCGCCTGACGAAGGAGCTGCTGGACGAACTGAAGCTGCCCGCCATGCTGATGACCACCGGCTCCAAGGGGCTGCATGTGACCGTCCCGCTCGACGGTCGCACCGGGTTCGACGACTGCCGGGCCTTCGCGAGGGAGGCGGCCGAAGTCCTGGCCGCCCGGGACCCCGGCCGGCTGACCACCGCGGTACGCAAGGACGCGCGCGGCGACCGCCTCTACCTCGATGTCCAGCGCAACGCCTACGCCCAGACCGCGGTCGCTCCGTGGTCGGTACGGGCCAGGGAGGGTGCGCCGGTCGCGGTGCCACTGACCTGGGACCACCTCGAAGACCCCGGCCTCACCGCCCGGAGCTGGTCCTTGCGCGATGTGGACGCCATCGTGGAGCTCGCCGGGTCAGAACCCTGGTCGGGCCTGGGGCGCGGCCGGTCCCTCCCGGCAGCCCGGCAGAGGCTGGACAGACTGCGCTGACCCGGCGTCCGGCCGGAATGCGGCGCTGGGCCGAGCGGGTACCGTCCGGCCCGGTCGGTGTACGGCTGCGATGTCCCAGCCGGCTACCACTCGATCTCGTCGGTGGAGCAGATGCGCGCGCTCATGTTGCGTTCCATCATGCGCAACGCGGCGTCAGCGAGGTCATCGTGGATGTGGGCGACAGCGTCACGCGGGACGGTGACCTTGAGATGCCGAATGTGCGCGTCGAGGGCGGAGTACAGGACGCACTGCTCGGTGACCTGGCCGCAGAGCACCACGTGGGCGATGCCGAGCTGGTTGAGCAGGTAGGCAAGCGGCGTCTCGTAGAAGATCGAATGTCGCGCCTTCACCACGAACAGCGACGTGTCGTCCGGCCGGATGGGCTCGACCAGTTCCGCGTGCGGGGCCGCCAGCGCGGTGTCGACGATCTCGCCATGGTGCGATCGCCATTCCCCGAAGTTGTCGTTGACGTAGATCACCGGAATGCCGTCGGCGCGGGCCCGTTCCAGCAGCCGGGCGATCGTCGGTACCACCTCCGACACGGTGGGAAGGAGGCGGTTCGCATCGGGGTGGTCATATGTGTTGATCATGTCAATGACGATGAGCGCGCTCTTGCTCATGAGCCGGGCGCCGCTCGTCGCGGGCGGGCCTGTGCCGCCCGGTTACTGAGCACGCTGAAAGTGGACGACACTGCCGTCACGCTCCTTTCAGGATTCGCGGGCGGGCCACACCCCCACGTGGGACAACGTTCCGCCGTTTTCGCTCCTCCTACCACTCGGGTGACCTCTCCCCCGGGGCCTGAACCGCTCCCGGGCCCCCTTATTTCTTCCTGTGGTTATTTCTTCCTGTGGGGTTTCCGTCGCGCTCTTGCGGCTACGCGAATGGCTGATGGCTGTGGCTACGGCGGACAGCGCCGAGATGCCACAGCCGCCACTCCGCGTGAGGATGTTCGAGGCGACTCGGATCTTCGCGTCCTGTGAGCGAAGGCAGGGGCAGCCAGGTCCGCGTGCCCGCGTCATGCGCACACGTTCGTGAGACTCGGGAAAGGAAGGGAGCCATGCAGCCGGAGCCGGCGCAGGACGCCGCCACAGGGGCGGGCGCGACAGCGGCCTTCGACACAGCCGGGCTTGAGAAGGCGCTGCTGTCCAGGGTGCGGGGCGAGGTGCGGTTCGACCCGGGGAGCCGGGGTGCCTACTCCACGGACGGGTCGAACTACCGGCAGGTGCCGACGGGTGTGGTCGTGCCCCACGATGTGGAGGCGGGCGCCGAGGCGGTGCGAGTGTGCGCCGAGTTCGGCGCGCCGGTGCTGTCCCGGGGCGGCGGCACCAGTCTGGGCGGCCAGTGCACCAATACGGCGGTCGTCATCGACTGGACGAAGTACTGCCACCACCTGGTGTCGGTCGATCCGGAAGCCAGGACCTGTGTCGTGGAGCCGGGGATCGTACTCGACGAGCTCAACCGGCAACTGGCCGGTCATGGGCTGAAGTTCGGGCCGAAGCCCGCGACTCACAGTCACTGCACGCTGGGCGGGATGATCGGGAACAACTCCTGCGGCGCGTCGGCCCAGGCGTACGGGAAGACCGTGGACAACGTACGGCGCCTGGAGATCCTGACCTACGACGGGCTGCGCTGCTGGGTCGGCCCCACCACTGACGCGGAGTTCGATGACATCGTCGCCGGGGGCGGCCGCCGGGCCGAGCTGTACCGGGGCCTGCGGCAGATCAGTGAGCGCTGCCTCGCGGACATCCGGCGCGGATACCCGGACATCCCCCGCCGGGTGTCCGGCTACAACCTCGACTCGCTGCTGCCCGAGAAGCACTTCGATGTGGCCGGGGCCCTGGTGGGCAGCGAGGGCACTCTCGTCACGGTGCTGTCGGCCGAGCTCGACCTGGTGCCGGTACCGGCTTACGAGGCGATGGCGGTGCTCGGGTACAGCGACATCTGCGCCGCGGCCGATGACGTACCGCGGGTGCTGGAGCACAGCGATCCGGAGCTCCTGGAGGCGCTGGACGGACGCATGGCCCAGCTGATGCGGGAGGAGCACTCCCATCTGGACTCACTGGCCCGGTTCCCCGAGGGGGAGAGCTGGCTGCTGGTGCAGTTCAGCGCGGAAAGCCGCGAGGAGGCCGACTCCAAGGTTCGCGACATGCTGCGGGCGCTGGGGCGGGACGAGCACGATCCTTCGGTCGCCGTCTCCGACGATCCGGGGCGCGAGCAGAAAATGCTCCAGGCCCGCGAGGCGGGGCTCGGGGTCACCGCGAGGCCGCCGGACGACCGCGAGACATGGGAAGGCTGGGAGGACTCCGCGGTCCCGCCCGAGCGGCTGGGCGACTATCTGCGTGATCTGAAGAAGCTCTTCGACGAGTTCGACTACGACCACCCGTCGCTCTACGGACACTTCGGCCACGGATGCGTGCACACCCGTATCCCCTTCGGGCTCAAGACCGCTGACGGTGTGGCGGCCTTCCGGGAGTTCCTGATGAGGGCCGCCGATCTGGTCTCCTCCTACGGCGGGTCGCTGTCCGGTGAGCACGGTGACGGACAGGCACGCGGCGAGCTGCTGACCCGTATGTTCGGCGACCGGCTGGTCGCAGCGTTCGGCGAGGTCAAAGCGCTCTTCGACCCCGGCAACCGGATGAACCCGGGCAAGGTCGTCGATCCGTACCGGGTGGATGAGAACCTGCGGCTGGGGCCTCTGTGGCGCCCCCGTGACGACGACACCGAGTTCGGCTACCCGGAGGACGACCATTCGTTCACCCGGGCCGTGATGCGGTGTGTCGGTATCGGGAACTGCCGCAGCCACCAAGGCGGTGTGATGTGCCCGTCCTACCGGGCCACCGGTGAGGAGGAACACTCGACCCGGGGCCGGTCCCGGCTGCTGTTCGAGATGCTGGGCGGCCACGCCGACTCGCCCGTCACCGACGGGTGGCGCTCGGCTGAGGTCCGCGACGCCCTCGACCTGTGTCTGGCCTGCAAGGGCTGCAAGTCCGACTGCCCGACCGGTGTCGACATGGCCACGTACAAGGCCGAATTCCTCTCCCACCACTACGAGGGGCGGCTGCGGCCCGCCGCCCACTATTCGATGGGCTGGCTGCCGCTGTGGGCGCGTCTGGCACGGGTGGCGCCGGGTCTGGCCAACGCTGTCCTGCACGCCCCGGGGCTGGCGCGGATCGGCAAGCGCCTCGCCGGGGTCGCCGCCGAGCGTGAGGCGCCGCTCTTCGCCGGGGAGTCCTTCGCCGAGTGGTGGGTCCGGCGCGGCACCCCGGAGCCCGATCCCTTCGATCCGCGTACGGTCGTTCTGTGGCCCGACACCTTCAGTAACCACTTCCATCCCGGCGTGGCCAAGTCCGCGGTGCGGGTGCTGGAGGACGCCGGGTTCAAGGTGGCGGTGCCGCCCGGGACGGTGTGCTGCGGGCTCACCTGGATCTCCACCGGCCAACTCGCGACGGCGAAGCAGGTGTTGAACCGCACGCTGGACGTGCTGCGCCCATGGATCGAGGCGGGCACCCCTGTCGTCGGACTGGAGCCGTCCTGTACCGCTGTCTTCCGCTCCGACGCGCCGGAACTGATGCCCGACGACCAGGACGTGCAGCGCCTCGCGCAGCAGTTCAGGACGTTCTCCGAGCTGCTTGTCAACGACGCCCCCGATGGCTGGCAGCCGCCGTCGCTCAGCCGCACTGCCATGGTGCAGACGCACTGCCACCAGCACGCGGTGATGAAGTACGACGCCGATCGTGAGCTGATGAAGCGCGCCGGCATCGACGCTGACGTACTGGACGAGGGGTGCTGCGGTCTGGCCGGGAACTTCGGCTTCGAACGCGGCCACCACGACGTGTCCATGAAGGTCGGCGAACAGGGGGTACTGCCCGCCGTGCGCGAGGCGTCGCCCAGCGCTCTGGTCCTCGCCGACGGGTTCAGCTGCAGAACGCAGATCGAACAGGGCGACACCGGGCGCCGCGCGATGCACCTGGCCGAGGCCCTCGCGCTCGGCCTCGACCCCCATGCACCCGCGGACCATCCGGAGAAACTCACCGAACGTCCCGGCGCCTCGCCGAACGGCGCCCGCCTGACCACAGCCACGGCCCTCGCGGCCGGGGCGGCAGGGGCCGCCATCGGTGTGTGGGCGTGGCGGCGCCGCTGATCCGTGATCCGAACGGGCAGGGCCGCGGATGAGCCCTCGACGCCCGGCCAAGACCATCCAGAAGTCGAACGAGAGGAAGCCCCGTGTCGATCAAGGTGTCCGACTACATTCTCCAGCGACTGCGCGAGTGGGATGTCGACCATGTCTTCTCCTACGCCGGTGACGGCATCAACGGCCTCCTGGCCGCCTGGGGGCGCGCGGACAACAAGCCGAAGTTCGTCCAGGCGCGCCATGAGGAGATGGCGGCCTTCGAGGCGGTGGGTTACGCCAAGTTCTCCGGCAAGGTCGGTGTGTGCGCCGCGACGTCCGGCCCGGGAGCGGTCCATCTGCTGAACGGTCTGTACGACGCGAAGCTCGACCACGTCCCGATGGTCGCGATCGTCGGACAGACCAACCGCACCGCCATGGGTGGCTCCTACCAGCAGGAGGTCGACCTGCTGAGCCTCTACAAGGACGTCGCCTCCGACTTCTGCGAAATGGTGACGGTCCCCGAGCAGCTCCCCAATGTCATCGACCGGGCCATGCGCACCGCCTACGCCCGCCGGTCGGTGACCGCGATCATCATTCCGGCCGATGTGCAGGAGCTGGACTACACGCCTCCGGCCCACGCCTTCAAGATGGTGCCCTCCAGCCTGGGCATGGCCCAGTACGCTCCGGTGCCCGCCGCAGCCGAGATCACCAAAGCGGCCGAGGTACTGAACGCGGGAGAGAAGGTCGCGATCCTGATCGGCCAGGGGGCCCGCGGTGCCCGCGCCGAGGTCGAGGAACTGGCCGATGTGCTGGGCGCCGGGGTCGCCAAGGCGCTGCTGGGGAAGGACGCGCTGCCCGACGATCTGCCGTATGTGACCGGGGCGATCGGCCTGCTGGGCACCCGTCCGTCGTACGAACTGATGCAGGACTGCGACACGCTGCTCGTCGTCGGCTCCAGCTTCCCGTACACCCAGTTCATGCCCGAGCTCGACCAGGCGCGCGCGGTGCAGATCGATATCGACCCCCACATGATCGGGATGCGGTACCCGTTCGAGGTCAACCTGGTGGGCGACGCCAAGGAGACGCTCAAGGCGCTGTTGCCGCAGCTGAAGCGGAAGAAGCACGGGGCCTGGCGCAAGAAGATCGAGAAGGACACGGCGCGCTGGTGGGAGGTTATGGAACGGCGGGCCGCCGTGGAGGCCGACCCCGTCAATCCGGAGTACGTGGTGCACGCGCTCGACGCACTGCTGCCGAACGACGTGATCCTCGCCGCCGACTCCGGCTCAGCCGCGAACTGGTACGCCCGGCACCTGCGGATGCGTGGGACGATGCGCGGCTCTCTGTCCGGGACCCTCGCCACCATGGGGCCCGGTGTGCCCTATGTGATCGGCGCCAAGTTCGCCCACCCGGGCCGGCCTGCCCTCGCGATCGTGGGTGACGGTGCGATGCAGATGAACGGGATGGCCGAGCTCATCACCGCTGCCAAGTACTGGCAGGAGTGGGAGGATCCCCGGCTGATCGTGGCCGTACTCAACAACCAGGACCTCAACCAGGTCACCTGGGAGATGCGCGCGATGTCGGGGGCCCCGCAGTTCCTTCCCTCACAGGCGATCCCGGATGTGCCCTACGCGGACTTCGCTCGGTCCATCGGCCTCGACGGGGTACGGGTGGAGAAGCCGGGAGAGGTGGAATCCGCCTGGCACCGGGCTCTGGGCGCCGACCGCCCCTTCGTCATCGACTTCCGCACCGACCCCGCCGTACCGCCCATTCCGCCGCACGCCAGCCTGGACCAGATCGAGGCCGCGGCCGCCGCCATCGCCAAGGGCGACAGTGACCGGGCGGGCATGATCCGGCAGGGCTTCAAGGCCAAGGTGCAGGAAATGCTGCCCGGCGGCCACCGGCACGGCGACGCTCCGGAGTCCCGGGGAGGGGCTGACAGTTGATTGCTCCAGGCACTCCTCCGGATACGGACCCGCTGGTGGCGGGCGTCGAGGTCGCCGCGTACACGGTGCCGACCGACGTACCGGAGGCGGACGGCACGCTGGCCTGGGAGTCGACCACCCTGGTTCTCGTGCAGGTGCACTGCGGCGACGCCGTGGGGCTCGGCTACACCTACGGTGCGCCGGCCACCGCCAACGTCATCAGGGACCACCTCACGTCCGTGGTGACCGGCCGGTCCGTCTGGGACACACCCGGTGCCAACGAGGCCATGACCCGGGCCCTGCGCAACGCCGGGCGCCCGGGTGTGGCCGCCGGGGCCGTCTCCGCCGTCGACATCGCGCTGTGGGACCTCAAGGCCCGCCTGCTCGGCCTCCCCCTTGTCCGGCTGCTCGGTGCGAGCCGGACCGAGGTGCCCGTTTACGGCAGCGGGGGCTTCACCACGTACGACGAAGGGCAGCAGGACCGCCAGCTGCGTACCTGGGTGGCGGAGCAGGGCATCCCACGGGTCAAGATCAAAATCGGTGAGTCCTGGGGGCAGGCGGAGAAGCGGGACCGCGAACGCGTCGCACGGGCCCGGCGGAGCATCGGTGACGACGCTCAGCTGTTCGTCGACGCCAACGGCGCGTACACGGTCAAACAGGCTGTCCGGCTCGCCCGGCACCTCGATGACAACGGCGTCTCCTGGTTCGAGGAGCCCGTGTCGTCCGATGACCTCCGGGGTCTGGCGCGCATCCGGGACGCGGTCACGACGGAGGTCACCGCCGGCGAGTACGGCTACACGCTGTCCTACTTCCGGCACATGCTCGACGCGGGCGCCGTGGACTGCCTGCAGGCCGACGTCACCCGATGCGGCGGCATCACCGTATGGCTGCGCGTCGCGGCGCTCGCCGAGGCCGCCGGACTCCAGATCTCCGGGCACTGCGCCCCGCACATGCATGCCCACGTGGCGGCGTCCGTGCCGAACCTCCGTCATCTCGAATGGTTCCACGACCACGTACGCATCGAGCGGATGCTGTTCGACGGCGTACTCGACCCGGACGGCGGGGCGCTCCGGCCCGGCCTGTCCGGAGCGGCCGGGCTCGGCCTGACACTCCGCCACGAAGCAGCCGAGCCCTACCGCATCGCCTGACCTGATCCCGGTCCATGCCCCCGCCCGCCGAGAGGACGTTCCGCCATGGTGACACCGAACGCCACCGACACCGGTGCGGCGTTCACCCCGCATGTGCTGCGCGACTACGCGCTGCTGGCCGACGGAGAGCGGGGCGCACTGGTCGGCCCGCAGGGGGACATCGCGTGGATGTGCGCTCCGCACTGGGACTCCGACGCGGTGTTCTCCGCCCTCATCGGAGGCAGTGGGGCCTACGCGGTCACCCCACAGGACCCGCACCATGTGTGGGGCGGCTCCTATGAGCGGGGAAGCCTGATCTGGCACAGCCGCTGGATCACCACCGACGGCCCCATCGAATGCCGCGAGGCGCTCGCGTTCCCCGGCGACCGCGACCGGGTGGTCCTGCTGCGCCGCGTCCTGGCAGTCGACCGCCCGGCGCGCGTACGGGTGCTGCTGGAGCCACGGGGCGGGTTCGGGTACGACCACAACCGCCACCTGAGGCAGCACGGCGGGGTATGGACGGGACGGACAGGCCCACTGCGGTGGCGCTGGACGGGCGCCGAAGCGGCGCGGCCGACCGACCACGTGGACGGCAAGGGCGAGCTGCTGGCATTCGATCTGACCGTGCCCCCGGGCGGCCACCACGACCTGGTGCTGGAGCTGTCCAGGGAGGCGCTGCCCGATGAACCGGTGGACGCGGACCTGGCATGGGCAGCCACTGAGGCGTCCTGGGCGCGGGCCTGCCCGGCGCCCGCCAACACCATCGCGACGCGCGACGCACACCATGCCCAAGCGGTCCTGCGCGGCCTGACGAGCAGTGGTGGCGGCATGGTCGCCGCGACCACGATGTGCCTGCCCGAGCGCGCGGGCACCGGCCGCAACTACGACTACCGCTACGCGTGGATCCGGGACCAGTGCTACGCGGGCATCGCTGCGGCGGGTGTCGGCGCCGACGAGCTGCTCGATTCCGCGGTGGGTTTCGTCTCCGCCCGGCTCCTCGAAGACGGGCCGCACCTCAAACCGGCCTACACCGTCACGGGCGGCGCGGTGCCCTCCGAGCGCGAGCTGAACCTGCCCGGCTATCCGGGCGGGACCGACAAGGTCGGCAACTGGGTGAACCAGCAGTTCCAGCTCGACTCGTTCGGCGAGGCCCTGCAACTGCTGGCCGCCGCTGACCGGCGCGAGCGTCTGGGCCCCGAAGGATGGGGCGCCATACAGGCCGCTGTCGACGCGGTCGAGCAGGTCTGGTCCCGGCCGGAAGCCGGCCTCTGGGAAATCGACAACCGGCGCTGGACGCACTCGCGGCTCGCCTGCGTCGGCGGCCTGCGTGCCGTCGCCGCGCTGCCGGGCAGAGCCAGGGACGTCGCCCGGTACGCATCGCTCGCCGACACGATCCTGGCCGACACCGCGCGTACCAGCGTGCACGCCGACGGCCGGTGGCAGCGGGCGCCCGACGACCCCGGCGTCGACGCGGCACTCCTGCTGCCGCCCGTTCGCGGCGCGCTGCCCGCCTCGGACCCCCGCACCCTCGCCACCCTGCGCGCCGTCCGGGAGGAGTTGTCCCGCGACGAGTACGTCTACCGCTTCCGCCACGACCAGCGGGCGCTCGGCGACGCCGAAGGGGCTTTCCTGCTGTGCGGATTCATGATGGCGCTGGCCGAGCACCAGCAGGGTCACACCGTGCGCGCCCTGCGTTTCTTCGAACGCAACCGGGCGGCATGCGGATCGCCCGGGCTGTTCTCGGAGGAGTACGACATCACACAGCGGCAGCTGCGCGGCAACCTGCCGCAGGCCTTCGTCCACGCACTGCTCCTGGAGTGCGCGGGCCGCCTCACCGAAGAGCCTCCGCCGCCCGGATAGCGCCGGCTCAGTGCGAGCCGCGCCCGCTTTCCCGAGGCCGGCCGGCACTCCACCCCAGTCAGAAAGGACGGGCACACAGATGCCGCAGACCGTAGTGATCACCGGAGCGAGCGCAGGCGTCGGGCGGGCCACCGCCGAGCTCTTCGGCCGGCGCGGGGCGAACGTCGTCCTCCTCGCGCGCGGTGAGGCGGGGCTCAAAGGCGCGGCCCACGATGTCGAGGAGGCCGGTGGTACAGCCCTGGCGATCCCCACCGACACCGCGGACTACACAGCCGTCGAGGCCGCGGCCGAGCAGGCCGAGCAGACCTTCGGACCCATTGACGTATGGATCAACGTGGGCTTCACCTCGGTGTTCGCCCCGTTCGCCGAGATCGGGGCGGATGAGTTCCGCCGCGTGACCGAGGTGTCCTACCTGGGCTTCGTACACGGAACCATGGCCGCCCTGGCCCGCATGAAACCGCGCGACCGCGGCACCGTCGTACAGGTCGGCTCCGCGCTCGGATCGAGGAGCATCCCCCTGCAGTCCGCGTACTGCGGCGCCAAACACGCCATCAACGGGTTCACGGAATCAGTACGCTGCGAACTCATCCACGACCACAGCAATGTACACATCACCATCGCGCAGCTGCCCGCGGTCAACACCCCGCAGTTCTCCTGGGTGCTGTCCCGGCTGCCGCGCCACCCGCAGCCGGTGCCCCCGATCTATCAGCCCGAAGTCGCGGCCCGCGCCATCGTGTTCGCAGCGGACCATCCCCGGCGCAAGCAGTACTGGGTGGCCGGGAGCACGGCCGCCACGATTCTCGCGCAGAAGTTCGCTGCGCCCCTGCTGGACCGCTATCTGGGCCGCACGGGCTACGACTCCCAGCAGACGGCCGAGCGTGTGCCGGAGCGCCCCGGCAACCTCTGGGAGCCCATGGACAAGTCCGGAGCCAAGGACTACGGGGCGCACGGATCCTTCGACAACAACGCGCACACACGGAGCGTGCAGGTCTGGGCCTCCCAGCACGCCCGGCTGGTGTCAGCGGTGAGTGCGGCTATCGCCCTCGGGGTGGGCAGAGCGCTCATCGGACGGGCACGGAAGTGACGTCGGTCCACGGAGAACAGGGAGAACCGCCGCCGCAGGGCGGCACACCCGAAGCCCCGGACCCGCGGCGCTGGACCGCGCTCGGGGTGTGCCTGATCGCCGGCTTCATGACGCTCCTGGACGTATCCATCGTCAACGTGGCGCTGCCCTCGATCCGCGAAGGACTGCACACCCCGGAATCCGATCTGCAGTGGGTCCTGTCCGGGTACGCGCTCGCTTTCGGTCTGTTCCTCATCCCGGCGGGCCGGCTGGGGGACGCGCGAGGCCGCCGCGCGGTGTTCATGGTGGGCCTTGCTCTCTTCACCCTCGCGTCGGCGGCCTGTGGCGCGGCCCAGTCGAGTACGTGGCTGGTGATCGCACGGCTGGTGCAGGGCGTGGCGGGCGGCCTGATCTCGCCGCAGATCTCCGCACTGATCCAGCAGATGTTCCGCGGCGGCGAGCGCGGCAGGGCCTTCGGGATGTTCGGCACCGTGGTGGGCATCTCGACGGCCGTGGGACCGCTCCTTGGCGGCCTGCTGATCCAGGCGGCCGGCCCGGAGGAGGGCTGGCGATGGGTCTTCTACGTGAACCTTCCGCTGGGCGCCGTCTGCCTCCCGCTGGCCCGGCGGCTCCTGCCCGACACCCCGACCGCCGGCCATGTGCGACTGCGCGACCTCGACCCCCTCGGTGTCTTCCTGCTCGGCGCCGGTGTGCTGGCGCTGCTCCTGCCCTTCGTTCAGGCCCAGCAGTGGCACGGCGGGCTGAAGTGGCTGCTGCTGCCGGTCGCACTGCTGCTGCTCGGCGGTTTCACCTGGTGGGAGTCCCGCTGCTCAGCGGGTGGCGTCCAGCCCGTACTGAACATGGCGCTTTTCCGTGTGCGTTCGTACTGGCTGGGATGTCTGCTGATCCTGCTGTACTTCGCCGGTTTCACCTCCATCTTCTTCATCAGCACGCTGTATCTGCAGAGCGGGCTGCACTACAGCGCACTGCTCGCCGGGCTGTCCATCACCCCCTTCGCGCTCGGCTCGGGTGCCACCGCTGCCCTGGGAGGCCGGCTGGTGGGCCGGTTCGGCCGGCCGCTCATCGCCATCGGGCTGACCATGGTGGCGGTGGGGCTGGGCGGCACGGCCCTGGCGGTGCACATGGTGCCGGGCCGCGGGGCGGGCTGGGCGATGGCGGCGCCGCTGCTGCTGGCGGGGCTCGGGAGCGGTCTGGTGATCGCCCCGAACCAGACCCTGACGCTGTCGGAGGTTCCGGTGGCGATGGGGGGCAGCGCGGGGGGCACACTCCAGACCGGCCAGCGGGTGGGCTCGGCGGTCGGCATCGCCGCTGTGGGCTCGGTGTTCTTCGCCCAGGTGGCCGACGGGTGGCCGACCGCGTACGACCACGGCCTCATCGTGTCGGTCGCGTTCGTGGTCGCCGCGCTGATCGCGGCCCTGGCGGACATCGGCACGAACCGCCTCAGCCGGGAGGGCTGACAGGGTTCGGCCGGAGGCCGCCCCCGTCCCCGCCCCCGCGTCGGTTGGCGCTCGGACTTCCAGTAGCGCGCGCATAGGCTGACGCCCATGCCGGACTCCGCGCCCCGCCCTGAACCGTTCACCCCGCAGGCCTCCCCCTCGGCTCTCGAGGACCTCCGTGCGCGGCTGCGCGCGACGCGCTGGCCCGATTCGCCCGAGGACGCCGGGTGGTCGCTCGGGACCGACGTCGGCTACCTCCGCGAACTGGTCGCCTACTGGGCGGACGAGTTCGACTGGCCCGCGCAGGAGGCGGCGCTCGCCCGGCTGCCCCGTTTCCGTGTCCCGGTCGGCGGCCTCGGGATCCACTTCGTACACGCCCGGGCCACCGCGCCGGCCGGGCCCGTCCTTCCGCTGGTCCTCTGCCACGGCTGGCCGGACTCCTTCTGGCGCTACGCGAAGGTCGTCCCGCTCCTCACCGACCCCGGCGCGCACGGGGCCGACCCCGCCGACGCGTTCGACGTGGTCGTGCCCGACATGCCGGGCTACGGGTACTCCGACCGCCCCACCGGCCTGCCTCTCGACTCCGTCTCGGTCGCCGGCCTGTGGGCCCGACTCATGGGCACCCTCGGCTACGAACGGTTC
This window harbors:
- a CDS encoding glycoside hydrolase family 15 protein, whose translation is MVTPNATDTGAAFTPHVLRDYALLADGERGALVGPQGDIAWMCAPHWDSDAVFSALIGGSGAYAVTPQDPHHVWGGSYERGSLIWHSRWITTDGPIECREALAFPGDRDRVVLLRRVLAVDRPARVRVLLEPRGGFGYDHNRHLRQHGGVWTGRTGPLRWRWTGAEAARPTDHVDGKGELLAFDLTVPPGGHHDLVLELSREALPDEPVDADLAWAATEASWARACPAPANTIATRDAHHAQAVLRGLTSSGGGMVAATTMCLPERAGTGRNYDYRYAWIRDQCYAGIAAAGVGADELLDSAVGFVSARLLEDGPHLKPAYTVTGGAVPSERELNLPGYPGGTDKVGNWVNQQFQLDSFGEALQLLAAADRRERLGPEGWGAIQAAVDAVEQVWSRPEAGLWEIDNRRWTHSRLACVGGLRAVAALPGRARDVARYASLADTILADTARTSVHADGRWQRAPDDPGVDAALLLPPVRGALPASDPRTLATLRAVREELSRDEYVYRFRHDQRALGDAEGAFLLCGFMMALAEHQQGHTVRALRFFERNRAACGSPGLFSEEYDITQRQLRGNLPQAFVHALLLECAGRLTEEPPPPG
- a CDS encoding SDR family oxidoreductase; the protein is MPQTVVITGASAGVGRATAELFGRRGANVVLLARGEAGLKGAAHDVEEAGGTALAIPTDTADYTAVEAAAEQAEQTFGPIDVWINVGFTSVFAPFAEIGADEFRRVTEVSYLGFVHGTMAALARMKPRDRGTVVQVGSALGSRSIPLQSAYCGAKHAINGFTESVRCELIHDHSNVHITIAQLPAVNTPQFSWVLSRLPRHPQPVPPIYQPEVAARAIVFAADHPRRKQYWVAGSTAATILAQKFAAPLLDRYLGRTGYDSQQTAERVPERPGNLWEPMDKSGAKDYGAHGSFDNNAHTRSVQVWASQHARLVSAVSAAIALGVGRALIGRARK
- a CDS encoding MFS transporter codes for the protein MTSVHGEQGEPPPQGGTPEAPDPRRWTALGVCLIAGFMTLLDVSIVNVALPSIREGLHTPESDLQWVLSGYALAFGLFLIPAGRLGDARGRRAVFMVGLALFTLASAACGAAQSSTWLVIARLVQGVAGGLISPQISALIQQMFRGGERGRAFGMFGTVVGISTAVGPLLGGLLIQAAGPEEGWRWVFYVNLPLGAVCLPLARRLLPDTPTAGHVRLRDLDPLGVFLLGAGVLALLLPFVQAQQWHGGLKWLLLPVALLLLGGFTWWESRCSAGGVQPVLNMALFRVRSYWLGCLLILLYFAGFTSIFFISTLYLQSGLHYSALLAGLSITPFALGSGATAALGGRLVGRFGRPLIAIGLTMVAVGLGGTALAVHMVPGRGAGWAMAAPLLLAGLGSGLVIAPNQTLTLSEVPVAMGGSAGGTLQTGQRVGSAVGIAAVGSVFFAQVADGWPTAYDHGLIVSVAFVVAALIAALADIGTNRLSREG